A single Clostridium sp. AN503 DNA region contains:
- a CDS encoding DUF2087 domain-containing protein, with protein MDYGKMTLDEIKNGYKYEKEQDAYVCNHCGQVFHAGQIFQIDGDFFMAESAVIKHIRQIHSGNLTQLLHSESKYNTLTQNQRDLLAMFHSKISDKDMAKKLNVTEATIRRQRFTFREKAKQAKFYLAMYELVFEDGPATAEQIIPIHNNAIYVDDRYLITEDEKQHIINTFFSTTHPLVLKSFSTKEKKKVVILGKIAEQFEYGKKYSEQEVNEILRPIYEDYMTIRRYLIMYGFMERTKDGRQYWLTN; from the coding sequence ATGGACTACGGAAAAATGACACTTGATGAAATTAAGAACGGGTACAAATATGAAAAAGAGCAGGATGCTTATGTTTGCAATCATTGTGGACAGGTATTTCATGCTGGACAAATATTTCAAATTGATGGGGATTTTTTTATGGCTGAATCTGCCGTGATAAAACATATCAGACAGATTCATAGTGGTAATTTGACACAGTTATTGCACTCAGAATCAAAGTATAATACTTTAACTCAAAATCAAAGAGACTTACTTGCTATGTTCCATTCAAAAATTTCTGATAAGGATATGGCAAAAAAGTTAAATGTAACAGAAGCCACGATTCGCAGGCAACGCTTTACATTCCGTGAAAAGGCAAAACAGGCTAAATTCTATTTGGCTATGTATGAGTTAGTATTTGAGGATGGACCAGCAACCGCTGAACAGATTATTCCTATTCATAACAATGCAATTTATGTTGATGATCGTTACCTTATTACAGAGGATGAAAAGCAACACATTATTAATACCTTTTTTTCCACAACTCATCCTCTTGTTTTAAAATCTTTTTCGACAAAGGAAAAGAAAAAGGTTGTTATTCTTGGGAAAATAGCAGAGCAATTTGAGTATGGAAAAAAATACAGTGAACAGGAAGTTAATGAAATTCTCAGACCGATTTATGAAGATTATATGACGATTCGGCGCTACCTGATTATGTATGGATTTATGGAGCGTACGAAAGATGGAAGGCAATATTGGCTAACAAATTGA
- a CDS encoding diguanylate cyclase: MEKQKILIVDDSEMNRALLVDILEEQYDVVEAENGVEAISILSKQRTDFSLLLLDIMMPEMDGFEVLAYINKYHWNDTFAVIMISADDSSANIKRAYDLGAFDYISRPFDSIIVQRRISNTMFLYARQQRLEKIIAEQFHEQEKNSKLMISILSHIVEFRNGESGLHILHVNTITKYLLKQLVQLTDQYSLSKADISLISTASALHDIGKISISDSILNKPGRLTAEEFEVIKTHSVIGANMLSDLPIEQQEAPLVKVASEICRWHHERYDGNGYPDGLKGEEIPIAAQVVALADVYDALTSERCYKKAYSHEEALKMILEGQCGAFNPTLLLCLQEIAETLESELMDTSPEQETKNIQDIRNKIDYDRLFSYEKYTFLSRKQRHLQLLYIDSLTNVYNRRYYDEHFQSAENIQAMVVIDIDNFKHINDNYGHDVGDIVLQNIAQTVLSCVRKTDAVIRYGGDEFVIIFFNIPPDIFGKKLERIRYSVDSLIIDDRPELHMSVSIGGVYGTGTTKKLFKIADNMMYQSKSTKNRVTICFLDGHKTAQTISDTEEM, translated from the coding sequence ATGGAAAAACAAAAAATCTTAATTGTAGACGATTCAGAAATGAACCGCGCTCTTTTAGTAGATATTTTAGAGGAGCAGTATGATGTAGTTGAGGCTGAGAATGGTGTAGAAGCAATTTCTATTCTTTCAAAGCAAAGAACCGATTTTTCCCTTCTGCTTCTGGACATTATGATGCCTGAAATGGACGGATTTGAAGTATTAGCCTACATAAACAAATACCACTGGAATGACACCTTTGCCGTTATTATGATTTCTGCTGATGATTCTTCTGCTAATATAAAGCGTGCCTATGACTTAGGGGCGTTTGACTACATTAGCCGTCCTTTTGATTCGATCATTGTCCAGCGTCGAATTTCTAATACGATGTTTTTATATGCACGCCAGCAGCGTCTTGAGAAAATTATCGCAGAACAATTTCACGAGCAGGAAAAGAATAGCAAGCTGATGATCTCAATCCTGTCTCATATTGTGGAATTCCGTAATGGAGAGAGCGGATTACATATACTGCATGTTAATACGATTACGAAATATTTGCTGAAGCAGTTGGTTCAGCTTACAGATCAATATTCGTTATCCAAAGCAGATATTTCTTTAATCAGCACTGCTTCTGCGCTGCATGATATTGGGAAAATCTCAATTTCTGATTCAATACTGAATAAACCTGGACGCCTTACGGCAGAGGAATTTGAAGTGATAAAAACCCACTCCGTAATCGGCGCCAATATGCTGTCAGACCTGCCCATTGAACAGCAGGAAGCTCCGCTTGTTAAAGTGGCTTCTGAGATCTGCCGATGGCACCACGAAAGGTATGATGGCAATGGTTATCCAGACGGATTAAAGGGAGAAGAAATCCCTATTGCCGCTCAGGTAGTTGCGCTGGCCGATGTATATGATGCCCTGACCAGTGAGCGGTGCTATAAGAAAGCTTATTCACATGAAGAAGCTTTGAAAATGATTTTAGAAGGACAATGTGGTGCATTTAATCCTACTCTTTTGCTGTGTCTGCAAGAAATTGCTGAGACACTTGAAAGTGAGCTTATGGATACCTCTCCTGAACAAGAGACTAAAAATATACAGGATATAAGAAATAAAATCGACTATGACAGACTGTTTTCCTACGAAAAATACACCTTTCTATCCCGCAAGCAACGTCACCTGCAGTTATTATATATTGATTCGCTGACCAATGTCTATAATCGGCGTTATTATGACGAGCATTTTCAAAGCGCAGAAAATATCCAGGCAATGGTCGTCATTGATATAGATAATTTTAAGCATATCAATGATAACTATGGCCACGATGTAGGCGATATTGTGCTGCAGAACATTGCACAAACTGTCTTATCCTGTGTACGAAAAACGGATGCCGTAATCCGTTACGGCGGCGATGAATTTGTAATCATTTTTTTCAATATACCACCAGATATATTCGGGAAAAAACTGGAGAGGATCAGGTACTCCGTTGACAGTCTGATAATCGATGACCGTCCCGAACTGCATATGTCTGTCAGTATAGGCGGGGTGTATGGAACAGGAACCACCAAAAAACTCTTTAAGATTGCAGACAATATGATGTACCAATCAAAAAGCACGAAAAACCGGGTGACCATATGTTTTCTTGACGGGCATAAGACAGCACAGACCATATCTGATACGGAGGAAATGTGA
- a CDS encoding AraC family transcriptional regulator, translating into MHAWEAIEQSLTFIEEHLTEEIYTEKLANIVGLSPFYFQRLFKRLVNKPVQEYIKLRRLAKVIENLGDTEQRILDVALDYGFTSHANFTRAFKETYGITPEEYRRDLPMLNTFDKPEVSMNYVLVDEGVPLVVGNIVLEIQRKTLAEPEVYLGFETEVRISEQIPVGESTGVDVPGQLWKRYHMEKASIAADFNTNVEMGMSHMEAAAQGFFTYFAGGLIRNVPHKQQGDFVMRELPAGEYIVCRIEAENFEDLVTVALNQGGKYLFGTWLPHHSLTTEPFSAEKYYRGLKDMACMEIWVKPGKDTPV; encoded by the coding sequence ATGCACGCATGGGAAGCAATCGAACAATCCTTGACTTTTATTGAGGAGCACTTAACAGAAGAAATTTATACGGAGAAACTGGCAAATATCGTTGGCCTGTCCCCTTTCTATTTTCAGCGTTTGTTCAAGCGGCTGGTAAATAAACCGGTTCAGGAATATATAAAGCTCCGCCGCCTGGCAAAGGTGATTGAAAATCTGGGGGATACCGAACAGAGAATACTTGACGTTGCCCTGGATTATGGCTTTACAAGCCATGCAAATTTTACGCGGGCCTTCAAGGAAACATATGGAATCACACCCGAGGAGTACAGGAGAGATTTACCAATGCTCAACACATTCGACAAGCCGGAAGTTTCCATGAATTACGTCTTAGTAGATGAAGGAGTTCCGCTTGTGGTAGGAAATATCGTCTTGGAAATCCAGAGAAAAACGTTGGCAGAACCGGAAGTTTACCTCGGCTTTGAAACGGAAGTCCGTATTTCTGAACAGATTCCGGTCGGTGAGAGCACTGGTGTAGATGTGCCAGGACAGCTCTGGAAACGCTACCATATGGAGAAGGCGTCAATCGCAGCAGACTTCAATACAAATGTGGAAATGGGAATGTCCCATATGGAAGCTGCGGCACAGGGCTTTTTCACGTATTTTGCAGGAGGCCTTATTCGAAATGTCCCGCATAAACAGCAGGGAGACTTTGTAATGAGAGAACTCCCGGCGGGAGAATACATCGTTTGCAGGATTGAAGCAGAAAATTTTGAGGATCTGGTAACGGTCGCTTTGAATCAGGGTGGAAAATACCTTTTCGGTACCTGGCTGCCGCATCACAGCTTAACAACGGAGCCATTCTCAGCAGAAAAGTATTATCGCGGCTTAAAAGATATGGCCTGTATGGAAATTTGGGTCAAGCCCGGAAAAGATACACCTGTTTAG
- a CDS encoding VOC family protein — protein sequence MKPMIDHIQITVKDMKVAEPFYDKLMPILGFNLEDKVSAVIEEHDLYVVEYLNESFDFGICSPRTAFRGDTIHRRKPGAFHHMAFRANSRKEVDELFLRIKEIGANIVYAPQIFEEHGPYYYAMFFKDLEGIKYEIVYNRPEGEVV from the coding sequence ATGAAACCGATGATTGACCATATTCAAATTACAGTTAAGGATATGAAAGTTGCAGAGCCGTTTTATGACAAACTTATGCCGATTTTAGGCTTTAATCTGGAGGATAAAGTAAGCGCTGTTATCGAAGAACACGATTTATATGTAGTTGAATACTTAAACGAAAGTTTTGATTTCGGTATATGTTCCCCTCGCACAGCCTTTAGGGGTGATACGATTCATCGAAGAAAACCAGGCGCATTTCATCATATGGCTTTTAGAGCAAATTCAAGGAAAGAAGTGGATGAACTCTTTCTGCGTATCAAAGAAATAGGTGCAAATATAGTTTACGCTCCACAGATTTTTGAAGAACATGGGCCTTATTATTATGCAATGTTCTTCAAGGATTTAGAGGGGATCAAATATGAAATTGTATATAACAGGCCGGAAGGTGAGGTGGTTTAG
- a CDS encoding DUF3440 domain-containing protein has product MKKEYINMNVFDALQKRFAFLFQEFENIYISFSGGKDSGVLLNLLLDYRNKYAPDRVIGVFHQDFEAQYTVTTDYITRTFKRLENESGVDLYWVCLPMATRTALSSYEMYWYPWDDTKQDIWVRPIPEYPYVINLAKPFTHYRYRMHQEDLAKQFGRFYKEEHGNGRTVCLLGLRADESLQRYSGFINKKYGYQNECWISRQFKDVWCASPLYDWSNSDVWYANYRFDYDYNNLYDLYYKAGLKIDQMRVASPFNDYSKDALNLYRVIDPEIWTKLVGRVRGANFGAIYGKTKAMGYRSITLPEGHTWKSYTQFLLETLPARLRNNYVKKFNTSIHFWHETGGGLPEEAIRELMEKGYHIQRNGISNYTINKNSRIIFLGPIPDHTDDIKSTKDIPSWKRMCYCILKNDHTCRFMGFGLTRQEQKRVDIIRCKYGGMINDK; this is encoded by the coding sequence ATGAAAAAAGAATACATCAATATGAATGTATTCGATGCATTGCAGAAGAGATTTGCATTTTTATTTCAGGAATTTGAAAACATTTATATTTCATTCAGCGGCGGTAAGGATAGTGGTGTTCTTTTAAATTTGCTGCTGGATTACCGAAATAAGTATGCTCCAGACCGTGTGATTGGCGTATTCCATCAGGATTTCGAGGCACAGTATACTGTGACTACAGATTATATTACCCGCACTTTTAAGCGGTTGGAAAATGAATCGGGTGTAGACCTTTATTGGGTCTGTCTTCCTATGGCTACCAGGACAGCACTGAGTAGTTATGAGATGTATTGGTATCCCTGGGATGATACAAAACAGGATATATGGGTGCGACCGATACCGGAGTATCCCTATGTCATTAACCTGGCGAAGCCTTTTACCCACTATCGTTACCGGATGCATCAGGAGGACCTGGCAAAGCAGTTTGGGCGATTCTACAAGGAGGAGCATGGTAACGGCAGGACGGTCTGCCTGCTTGGTCTGCGGGCGGATGAATCTTTGCAGCGGTACAGTGGTTTTATCAATAAGAAATACGGATACCAAAATGAGTGCTGGATTTCCAGGCAGTTCAAAGACGTATGGTGTGCTTCACCTTTATACGACTGGTCAAATTCTGACGTATGGTATGCGAATTATCGTTTCGATTATGATTACAACAATTTATATGATCTGTATTATAAGGCAGGATTAAAAATAGACCAGATGCGGGTAGCATCGCCTTTTAATGATTACTCCAAAGACGCTTTGAATCTGTACCGGGTCATCGACCCGGAAATATGGACGAAACTGGTGGGGCGGGTGCGCGGAGCAAATTTTGGCGCGATTTATGGAAAGACAAAAGCGATGGGGTATCGTAGTATTACGTTACCGGAAGGTCATACGTGGAAATCGTATACTCAATTTTTGCTGGAAACATTGCCTGCCCGTCTGCGGAATAATTATGTGAAAAAGTTTAACACCTCCATCCATTTCTGGCATGAGACCGGAGGTGGGCTGCCAGAGGAAGCGATCCGTGAGCTTATGGAAAAGGGATATCATATTCAGAGAAATGGTATATCAAATTATACAATCAATAAAAATTCTCGTATTATTTTTCTTGGACCGATTCCCGATCATACTGATGATATCAAAAGCACGAAAGATATACCAAGCTGGAAACGGATGTGCTACTGTATTTTAAAAAATGACCATACCTGTCGGTTTATGGGGTTTGGGCTTACGCGGCAGGAACAAAAACGTGTGGATATTATTAGATGCAAGTACGGAGGGATGATAAATGATAAATAA
- a CDS encoding enoyl-CoA hydratase/isomerase family protein, producing MDYQYILVTVENRIATVTLNRPEYSNAFAKESYTEIADAMEVLGARKDVGVIVITGAGKHFSAGGDIKRFKMLIDSGEYLDADNIAAAGNMSLAIRECPKPVIAMINGVATGAGLSCALACDFRIVSPSSKMIMAFVNMGLCGDTGSIYNLIRLIGPDKAELMMMTGEACRGENCVCIGLATVLAEEGKLAETTYELAARLAGKSSTAHGGQKRLIKKYFYGGLADFAKDEGKEIAAASRQADFTEAVNAFLEKRAPEYNK from the coding sequence GAAAACAGGATCGCCACTGTTACCTTGAACCGGCCGGAATACAGCAACGCATTTGCCAAAGAATCCTATACGGAGATCGCGGACGCCATGGAGGTCCTTGGCGCTAGAAAAGATGTGGGCGTCATCGTCATCACCGGGGCGGGAAAACATTTCTCCGCAGGAGGGGATATCAAGCGCTTTAAGATGCTGATCGATTCCGGGGAGTATTTAGACGCGGACAATATCGCGGCTGCCGGGAACATGTCCCTGGCTATCCGGGAATGCCCAAAACCGGTCATCGCCATGATCAACGGCGTTGCCACCGGCGCAGGTTTAAGCTGTGCCCTGGCTTGTGATTTCCGTATCGTATCCCCGTCCAGCAAGATGATCATGGCTTTTGTGAACATGGGACTCTGCGGCGATACCGGAAGCATCTACAATCTGATCCGCCTGATCGGACCTGACAAGGCGGAGCTGATGATGATGACCGGCGAAGCCTGCCGCGGCGAGAACTGCGTGTGCATCGGGCTTGCCACAGTTCTGGCAGAGGAAGGAAAGCTCGCAGAGACCACCTATGAGCTGGCTGCCAGGCTTGCAGGAAAATCAAGCACTGCCCACGGCGGACAGAAACGGCTGATCAAAAAGTATTTTTACGGCGGGCTGGCGGACTTTGCCAAAGATGAAGGGAAAGAGATCGCCGCCGCATCGCGGCAGGCAGACTTTACGGAGGCTGTCAATGCGTTTTTGGAGAAGCGGGCTCCGGAGTATAATAAATGA
- a CDS encoding inositol monophosphatase family protein, producing the protein MDIQKITSLVTKTQELIKNREMASHVEEKGIADYVTQVDIAVQNFLKKELFALAPDIQFLGEETGLQEMKAESFWILDPVDGTTNLMHDYQHSVVSLALCRHGEIVMGIVYDPFHEEVFSAVKGKGSFLNGQPIHVSNAEKLSDTMIGLGTAKRELADENFARFRRVFGQCQDVRRIGSAALELAYTACGRQGGYFEIYLNPWDYAAGMLLIQEAGGQVTDFTGKPLDPRKGGSVAGTNGYIHTELLKLI; encoded by the coding sequence ATGGATATTCAGAAAATTACCAGCTTGGTAACAAAGACGCAGGAGCTCATAAAGAACCGTGAAATGGCCTCTCATGTAGAAGAGAAGGGTATTGCTGACTATGTAACACAGGTAGATATTGCCGTGCAAAATTTCTTAAAGAAGGAGCTGTTTGCCCTTGCACCGGATATCCAGTTTCTTGGAGAAGAAACCGGATTGCAGGAAATGAAAGCGGAGAGCTTTTGGATTTTAGACCCGGTTGACGGAACTACAAACCTTATGCACGATTATCAGCACAGTGTTGTATCTTTAGCCCTTTGCCGCCATGGGGAAATTGTTATGGGGATCGTGTATGATCCCTTCCATGAAGAAGTGTTTTCAGCAGTTAAAGGCAAGGGCAGCTTCCTAAATGGACAGCCCATACATGTATCAAACGCAGAAAAACTATCCGACACGATGATTGGGCTGGGAACAGCAAAAAGAGAGCTGGCCGATGAAAATTTTGCCCGGTTCCGCAGGGTGTTCGGCCAGTGCCAGGATGTCCGCAGGATTGGTTCTGCCGCTCTGGAATTGGCATATACCGCCTGTGGCAGACAGGGAGGATACTTCGAGATATATCTGAATCCCTGGGATTATGCTGCCGGTATGCTTTTGATTCAGGAGGCAGGCGGACAGGTAACTGATTTTACGGGGAAACCGCTTGATCCGAGGAAAGGCGGCAGCGTAGCAGGAACAAATGGATATATACATACAGAACTGCTAAAGTTAATATAA
- a CDS encoding GntR family transcriptional regulator has translation MKPQETKFSFVYNEIKQRILEGYILPGDSLPSSRMFCQQFHVSRYTVNRVFDALREDGLIDIQPRLAPVVVSGTGTSNTSNTVYDILKQKEVILQVYQTFALIIPPLLVFASQNCELELLPHYKQAMRASRLGISAGGWRPPSHFGADILKIGGNELFSELYLTFDFYNKLTFFTEECPYFSEHFLRGSVSVTGAIIDILKGKDPLVKHEQLSNVYQKLTDSIESTLKYLSDSTPVCPAQTGISYSWNPMRGQDYFYSKIVDDLNLKIGLGEYSVGMFLPYEKQLSSQYDVSISTVRKALAELEQRGFVRTLNGKGTIVIEPDSTKFHQLAQNSGYVEKAMRYLHALQLMILIIRPAALAAAPQFSREELDELADRFTSSDSIYLADILESIMKHITIEPLHVILSETNHLLEWGHYFAYYPIKKHILSHLNKQVILALQQLREGNANSFADGIADCYRYNLVRVKKHMVEKYKLRNVNSIRVPEKY, from the coding sequence ATGAAACCACAAGAAACAAAATTTTCATTTGTATATAACGAAATAAAGCAGCGCATTTTGGAGGGCTATATACTGCCTGGAGATTCCTTGCCCTCTTCAAGGATGTTTTGCCAGCAATTCCACGTAAGCAGATATACGGTGAACCGTGTCTTTGACGCATTACGGGAGGATGGGCTGATTGATATTCAGCCTCGTCTTGCCCCGGTCGTTGTTTCGGGAACAGGTACCTCTAATACATCAAATACTGTTTACGACATTTTAAAACAAAAGGAAGTCATCTTACAGGTATATCAGACTTTTGCGCTGATAATACCCCCACTTCTGGTCTTTGCCTCACAGAACTGCGAATTGGAACTTCTGCCTCACTATAAACAGGCTATGAGAGCATCACGTTTAGGGATTTCTGCTGGAGGATGGCGCCCTCCTTCACATTTTGGTGCGGATATATTAAAAATCGGCGGCAATGAATTGTTTAGCGAGCTCTATTTAACATTTGATTTTTACAATAAACTTACATTTTTCACAGAAGAATGCCCTTATTTTTCTGAACATTTTTTACGGGGTTCCGTATCTGTAACAGGAGCTATTATAGATATATTGAAGGGCAAGGATCCACTTGTAAAACATGAACAACTATCAAACGTTTATCAAAAGCTTACAGATTCTATTGAAAGTACATTAAAATACTTGTCAGATAGCACGCCTGTATGTCCTGCACAAACCGGCATATCATATTCGTGGAATCCCATGCGTGGCCAGGATTACTTTTATTCAAAAATTGTTGATGACCTGAATCTGAAAATCGGCCTTGGAGAGTATTCTGTTGGAATGTTTCTTCCGTATGAAAAGCAGTTGTCCAGCCAATATGATGTCTCTATATCGACAGTCAGAAAGGCTTTGGCAGAACTTGAACAAAGAGGTTTCGTAAGGACATTAAACGGTAAAGGCACTATAGTTATAGAACCCGATAGTACGAAGTTTCATCAGCTGGCTCAGAACTCCGGATATGTAGAAAAAGCAATGCGTTACCTTCACGCCCTGCAGCTAATGATACTGATTATTCGCCCGGCCGCTTTAGCTGCAGCCCCGCAGTTTAGCAGAGAAGAACTGGACGAATTAGCAGATCGATTTACTTCTTCTGACTCTATTTATTTGGCAGATATTTTGGAATCCATAATGAAGCATATCACCATAGAACCTTTACATGTTATATTATCGGAAACGAATCATCTTCTTGAATGGGGACACTACTTTGCTTATTATCCGATCAAGAAGCATATACTTTCGCACCTCAACAAGCAAGTTATTCTGGCGCTTCAGCAATTACGTGAAGGGAATGCGAACTCCTTTGCGGATGGTATAGCAGATTGCTACCGTTACAATTTGGTTCGTGTAAAGAAGCATATGGTTGAAAAATATAAGCTTCGCAATGTAAACAGTATCCGGGTGCCTGAAAAATACTAG
- a CDS encoding ParB/RepB/Spo0J family partition protein → MINKEFRSPVYNIIAIPFEKIVPNTYNPNNVAPPEMRLLYDSIKEDGYTMPIVCYHVKSNDKYVIVDGFHRWRVMRDYKDIYEREKGMMPVSIIDKPLSDRMASTIRHNRARGTHDVDLMSNIVKELHELGRSDAWIFKHLGMDRDEILRLKQITGLAALFRDVKFGQAWRPGEDLVQDEDPSDSTDPI, encoded by the coding sequence ATGATAAATAAGGAATTCAGAAGCCCGGTATACAATATCATTGCCATACCATTTGAAAAGATTGTACCCAATACATATAACCCGAACAACGTGGCCCCACCGGAAATGAGGTTGTTATATGACAGCATCAAGGAGGACGGTTATACTATGCCGATCGTCTGTTATCATGTGAAAAGCAATGATAAGTATGTGATAGTTGACGGCTTTCATCGTTGGCGGGTAATGCGGGATTACAAGGATATTTATGAGCGTGAGAAGGGGATGATGCCGGTTTCGATAATCGATAAACCGCTGTCTGACCGGATGGCCAGCACCATCCGTCATAACCGCGCCCGCGGAACACATGATGTGGACTTAATGAGTAATATCGTTAAAGAACTGCATGAGTTAGGCCGTTCTGACGCATGGATTTTCAAACATCTGGGGATGGACCGAGATGAGATTTTGAGGCTTAAACAGATTACTGGCCTGGCGGCCCTGTTCCGCGATGTGAAATTTGGACAGGCCTGGCGGCCCGGGGAGGATTTGGTTCAAGATGAAGACCCCTCTGATTCTACAGACCCAATATAA
- a CDS encoding DUF2268 domain-containing putative Zn-dependent protease (predicted Zn-dependent protease with a strongly conserved HExxH motif): MEVFRDTFPWFVPSKHTKSRLPVTLAHETNHNVRFQFMWIDLLMF, from the coding sequence ATGGAGGTATTCCGGGATACATTTCCATGGTTTGTTCCATCTAAACACACTAAGAGCAGACTTCCCGTAACGTTGGCACATGAAACAAATCATAATGTCCGGTTTCAGTTTATGTGGATTGATTTGTTGATGTTTTAG
- a CDS encoding GNAT family N-acetyltransferase produces MTGNGYAFPFGIYEDDTPIGFLMIGFDTDDYWDDAPIIAKGNYNLWRLMIDKTYQNKGYGKEAVRLALEFIKTFPCGKAEYCWLSYEPENEIASQLYRSFGFVETGEMNEEELIAVLKL; encoded by the coding sequence ATAACTGGAAATGGATATGCTTTCCCTTTTGGAATCTATGAGGATGATACGCCGATTGGCTTTTTAATGATTGGTTTTGATACAGACGATTACTGGGATGATGCCCCGATAATAGCAAAAGGCAATTATAATCTCTGGCGATTGATGATAGATAAAACTTATCAGAATAAGGGGTATGGGAAGGAAGCAGTCAGGCTTGCATTGGAATTCATAAAAACATTTCCGTGTGGTAAAGCGGAATACTGCTGGTTGTCATATGAACCTGAGAACGAAATTGCCAGTCAACTATACCGTTCGTTTGGATTTGTTGAAACCGGAGAAATGAACGAAGAAGAGCTGATTGCTGTTCTGAAATTATAA